One Candidatus Planktophila limnetica DNA segment encodes these proteins:
- a CDS encoding DUF305 domain-containing protein — protein sequence MNEIMFAQGMIPHHQQAIDMSNMALKNGASPEVKKLAKEIIAAQGKEISQLKYWLTATKSSMTMGHDMGMGGMLSKSDLIALKKLKGTKFDTAFLKAMIAHHEGALDMVSMLDRTKNSEAKKIATDIRTGQSAEITLMKKLLTKSK from the coding sequence ATGAATGAAATCATGTTCGCTCAAGGCATGATTCCCCATCACCAACAAGCCATAGATATGTCCAACATGGCCCTCAAAAATGGCGCCAGCCCAGAAGTAAAGAAGCTTGCTAAGGAAATTATTGCTGCGCAAGGAAAAGAGATTAGTCAGTTGAAGTATTGGCTGACAGCTACTAAGTCATCAATGACAATGGGACACGACATGGGTATGGGCGGCATGCTCTCTAAAAGCGACCTGATTGCTCTTAAGAAACTTAAAGGCACCAAATTCGATACTGCTTTCCTTAAAGCGATGATTGCTCATCATGAAGGTGCTTTAGATATGGTCTCTATGCTTGATCGCACAAAAAATAGTGAAGCCAAGAAGATTGCAACCGATATCCGAACAGGACAATCTGCTGAAATTACACTCATGAAGAAATTACTTACTAAGAGTAAATAA
- a CDS encoding bifunctional RNase H/acid phosphatase has product MARAFTLTADGGSRGNPGPAGYGAVVSEGGKIVAELYDYIGVATNNVAEYQGLIAGLIHIHSLDPDATVEVQMDSKLVVEQMSGRWQIKHSNMRELAAQARAAHTPSLVKYSWIPRDLNSHADRLANKALDNESGGSDTHAPVQINYLTDRLRSDEVPTTIYLIRHGDTPMTPERRFSGAGKNDPGLSDAGLAQAAAVAEVIEEIKPDVLIASPLKRAQQTAQAIAQSTHLQVIDDEIWTELSFGHWDGLTNQEVREKFGEEYEAWLSSTAVAPKDGESHNSIAARVEAGLSHLVDTYPGKKVVVVTHNMVIRHAIRITVGAPIEGVFHIDITPASITSMTIWPSDGLRCLRMVSNDAHLS; this is encoded by the coding sequence ATGGCGAGAGCATTTACATTAACCGCAGATGGCGGATCCCGTGGCAATCCCGGTCCCGCAGGTTATGGCGCAGTTGTCAGTGAAGGCGGCAAAATTGTTGCCGAGCTCTATGACTACATCGGCGTTGCAACCAATAACGTTGCCGAATACCAAGGATTAATCGCTGGCCTCATTCACATTCACTCACTTGATCCTGATGCAACTGTTGAAGTGCAAATGGATAGCAAATTAGTTGTCGAACAGATGAGCGGACGTTGGCAGATCAAACATTCAAATATGCGCGAATTAGCGGCGCAAGCGCGCGCAGCCCACACGCCATCGCTAGTTAAGTACTCATGGATTCCGCGCGACCTTAATTCACACGCCGATCGCTTGGCTAATAAGGCACTAGATAATGAAAGCGGCGGATCAGATACTCACGCACCTGTTCAAATTAATTACCTCACAGATCGGCTGCGCTCTGATGAAGTACCAACAACTATTTACTTAATTCGCCACGGTGATACACCAATGACACCAGAGCGTCGCTTCTCTGGCGCTGGCAAGAACGACCCAGGGTTATCTGATGCCGGACTTGCACAAGCCGCAGCAGTTGCAGAAGTTATTGAAGAAATAAAGCCAGATGTATTAATCGCATCCCCACTCAAGCGAGCGCAACAAACTGCGCAAGCAATCGCGCAATCAACACATCTACAAGTAATTGATGATGAGATATGGACAGAACTTTCCTTTGGCCACTGGGATGGCTTAACTAATCAAGAAGTTCGCGAAAAATTCGGCGAAGAATATGAAGCATGGCTTTCATCCACAGCCGTGGCACCTAAAGATGGTGAATCACATAACTCTATTGCAGCTCGTGTTGAAGCGGGTTTAAGTCACTTAGTTGACACATACCCAGGTAAAAAAGTTGTGGTTGTAACTCACAACATGGTTATTCGCCACGCAATTCGCATAACAGTTGGGGCACCTATCGAAGGTGTATTCCACATAGACATCACTCCAGCATCGATTACATCTATGACTATTTGGCCTAGTGATGGATTGCGTTGCTTGCGCATGGTCAGCAACGACGCACATTTAAGTTAA
- a CDS encoding DUF3052 domain-containing protein: protein MGVAQGDLVLEVGYDDECDDELRASIKAITGTEFLGSDNHEVVDAVILWWRDGDGDLVDELVDALTYLSEAGPIWVLTPKLGRPYHVEPSEIQDAAPTAGLSQTSTIPISKDWTATRLVARKAGKR from the coding sequence CTGGGAGTAGCCCAAGGCGACCTTGTACTTGAGGTTGGCTATGACGATGAGTGTGATGACGAACTCCGTGCATCTATAAAAGCAATCACCGGTACTGAATTTTTAGGAAGCGATAATCACGAAGTAGTTGATGCAGTTATTTTGTGGTGGCGAGATGGTGATGGCGATCTTGTCGATGAATTAGTTGACGCACTTACCTACCTCTCTGAAGCTGGACCAATTTGGGTACTAACACCAAAACTTGGTCGCCCCTATCACGTTGAACCAAGTGAGATCCAAGATGCGGCGCCGACTGCTGGCTTAAGCCAAACATCGACGATCCCTATTTCAAAAGATTGGACCGCCACACGTCTAGTGGCACGTAAGGCCGGCAAGCGATAA
- a CDS encoding peroxiredoxin, which yields MTLTIGQAAPEFNLMDQHGTNVSLSSFKGKKNVVVLFYPFAFSGICTGELCALRDDLAAFQNDDVQLLAVSCDPMYAQRAFAEAEGYKFPVLADFWPHGAAAKAYGVFDEARGCSVRGTFVIDKEGILRWQVVNGLGDARNVADYKGAIASL from the coding sequence ATGACACTAACAATTGGCCAAGCGGCACCAGAGTTTAATTTGATGGATCAACACGGAACAAACGTTTCACTCTCATCTTTTAAGGGAAAGAAAAACGTAGTAGTTCTTTTCTATCCATTCGCATTCTCAGGAATTTGCACAGGCGAGCTCTGTGCACTGCGTGATGACCTTGCAGCATTTCAAAATGATGACGTGCAATTGCTAGCAGTTTCTTGCGATCCAATGTATGCACAACGTGCATTCGCAGAAGCAGAAGGTTATAAATTCCCAGTGCTTGCAGACTTCTGGCCACACGGCGCCGCAGCAAAGGCATACGGTGTTTTTGATGAAGCGCGCGGTTGCTCAGTTCGCGGCACATTCGTAATTGATAAAGAAGGAATCCTGCGTTGGCAGGTCGTAAATGGTCTAGGCGATGCGCGTAACGTCGCTGATTACAAGGGTGCAATCGCATCTCTTTAA
- a CDS encoding zinc ribbon domain-containing protein codes for MKASPSDQRHILDIQNFDFTTATLKNKAANLPEIAEINTLTIRANNARDLRIGAQTEASDVQRELSRAEGDVEQVVSRITRDEARLNSGTGSPKDLEGLTHEVATLNKRRAELEEVELEIMMRMESLKERISTLEKEESELAAQIADLEIKKENAVTVINSDLEKIAHERSETAKSVDTALLELYEKIRGGGGSGAAALKGGQCGGCNLSINAVELKRMLDLSEDEVVRCEECRCILVRGV; via the coding sequence ATGAAAGCCAGCCCCAGCGATCAGCGCCACATTCTAGATATTCAAAATTTTGATTTCACCACTGCAACTCTAAAAAATAAAGCAGCAAATCTTCCTGAAATTGCTGAGATAAATACACTTACTATTCGTGCAAATAATGCACGCGATTTACGCATTGGCGCCCAAACAGAAGCAAGTGATGTGCAGCGCGAACTATCCCGTGCAGAAGGCGATGTTGAACAAGTTGTCTCTCGCATTACCCGCGATGAAGCTCGTCTTAACTCTGGCACCGGTTCCCCTAAAGATTTAGAGGGTTTAACTCACGAAGTAGCAACGCTTAATAAGCGCCGGGCCGAACTCGAAGAAGTAGAACTCGAAATCATGATGCGTATGGAATCTCTCAAAGAGCGCATTTCCACACTTGAAAAAGAAGAGTCCGAACTTGCAGCACAAATCGCAGACCTTGAGATTAAGAAAGAGAATGCGGTCACAGTTATTAACTCTGACCTAGAGAAAATTGCACACGAGCGAAGCGAAACTGCTAAATCTGTAGACACAGCGCTACTTGAGTTATACGAAAAAATACGTGGCGGCGGGGGATCAGGTGCTGCAGCGCTCAAGGGTGGCCAATGCGGCGGGTGCAATCTTTCAATAAACGCAGTCGAACTTAAGCGAATGTTAGATTTAAGTGAAGATGAAGTTGTTCGTTGCGAAGAATGCCGCTGCATATTGGTGCGTGGAGTTTAA